One Streptomyces hundungensis DNA segment encodes these proteins:
- a CDS encoding acylphosphatase, with protein MNEDAHGDVRLTAWVRGRVQQVGFRWFTRANALEIGGLSGFALNLDDGRVQIVAEGPRENCHRLLEWLRSDDTPGRVDGVTEIWDTVRGGYDGFAIR; from the coding sequence ATGAACGAAGATGCGCATGGAGATGTTCGACTCACGGCCTGGGTGCGCGGGCGAGTACAGCAAGTCGGCTTCCGCTGGTTCACCAGGGCGAATGCTCTGGAGATCGGCGGCCTCAGCGGGTTCGCCCTCAATCTGGACGACGGACGCGTCCAGATCGTCGCCGAGGGGCCGCGTGAGAATTGCCACCGTCTCCTGGAGTGGCTCCGCTCCGACGACACACCGGGCCGGGTCGACGGAGTCACCGAGATCTGGGACACAGTGCGCGGCGGCTACGACGGCTTCGCGATCCGCTGA
- a CDS encoding CAP domain-containing protein, with product MGRHRRSAADPAPADVSAARDGRTQGASRRKKRGAVPVRTGLLGVSAAVAVGAVAVASGLLPGGGTFRVSGDTVAGGPAHASRTPDVRAQGGESEKPTASAPTPTQSAKAAHTPSASPSPSASATPSPPASASAPAPRKTAESPAPAPSKPAAPSGAGTSPSLVPSQRAQPPSTEVSAAATVLSLVNQERAQAGCRPVTADPALASLAGAFSVDMAARGFFDHTDPDGRSPWDRAARAGVQGLGGENIARGQADAKAAMDSWMNSPGHRANILNCEYKSLGVGVHFGPGGPWWTQDFGF from the coding sequence ATGGGACGCCATCGTCGCTCCGCCGCCGATCCCGCGCCCGCAGATGTCTCGGCGGCGCGGGACGGCCGGACCCAGGGCGCATCACGCCGGAAGAAGCGCGGGGCCGTGCCCGTGCGTACGGGGCTGCTCGGCGTCTCCGCCGCGGTGGCCGTGGGAGCGGTGGCCGTGGCGTCGGGCCTGCTGCCCGGCGGCGGTACGTTCCGGGTGAGCGGCGACACCGTGGCCGGCGGCCCGGCGCACGCGAGCCGGACCCCGGACGTGCGGGCGCAGGGCGGTGAGTCGGAGAAGCCGACGGCGTCCGCTCCCACTCCGACCCAGTCGGCGAAGGCCGCGCACACCCCGTCGGCCTCGCCCTCCCCCAGCGCTTCGGCCACGCCCTCCCCGCCCGCCTCGGCCTCCGCGCCCGCCCCGCGCAAGACGGCCGAGTCGCCTGCCCCGGCTCCGTCGAAGCCGGCCGCGCCCTCCGGCGCCGGAACCTCGCCGAGCCTCGTGCCCTCGCAGCGCGCGCAGCCGCCGAGCACCGAGGTCTCGGCGGCGGCCACCGTGCTGTCCCTGGTCAACCAGGAGCGGGCGCAGGCCGGTTGCCGCCCCGTGACGGCGGACCCCGCGCTCGCCTCGCTGGCCGGCGCCTTCAGCGTCGACATGGCGGCCCGCGGCTTCTTCGACCACACCGACCCGGACGGCAGGTCCCCGTGGGACCGGGCCGCGCGGGCGGGCGTCCAAGGCCTCGGCGGCGAGAACATCGCCCGCGGCCAAGCCGACGCCAAGGCCGCGATGGATTCCTGGATGAACAGCCCGGGCCATCGCGCGAACATCCTCAACTGCGAGTACAAGTCCCTGGGCGTCGGCGTGCACTTCGGTCCCGGCGGCCCCTGGTGGACCCAGGACTTCGGTTTCTGA
- a CDS encoding flavodoxin family protein, with protein MITPVVSIAYHSGYGHTAVLAEAVRRGAADAGATVHVIKVDALTEAEWELLDASDAIVFGSPTYMGTASGAFHQFAEATSKRWFTDAWQDKLAAGFTNSGSKSGDKGHTLQFFQTLAAQHGMHWVNLGLKPGWNSSTASEYDLNRLGFFSGAGAQTNSDEGPEAVHKADVATAEHLGRRVAETTRVFLSGKAAVGV; from the coding sequence GTGATCACTCCTGTCGTCTCGATCGCCTATCACTCCGGATACGGCCACACCGCCGTGCTCGCCGAGGCCGTCCGCCGGGGCGCCGCCGACGCCGGGGCCACCGTCCACGTCATCAAGGTCGACGCCCTCACCGAGGCCGAGTGGGAGCTGCTCGACGCGTCCGACGCCATCGTCTTCGGCTCGCCCACCTACATGGGCACCGCGTCCGGCGCCTTCCACCAGTTCGCGGAGGCCACCTCCAAGCGCTGGTTCACCGACGCCTGGCAGGACAAGCTCGCCGCCGGCTTCACCAACTCCGGCTCCAAGAGCGGCGACAAGGGCCACACCTTGCAGTTCTTCCAGACCCTCGCCGCCCAGCACGGCATGCACTGGGTGAACCTCGGCCTGAAGCCCGGCTGGAACTCCTCCACGGCCTCCGAGTACGACCTCAACCGGCTCGGCTTCTTCTCCGGCGCCGGCGCCCAGACCAACTCCGACGAGGGCCCCGAGGCGGTCCACAAGGCCGATGTCGCGACCGCCGAGCACCTGGGCCGCCGCGTCGCCGAGACCACCCGCGTCTTCCTCTCGGGCAAGGCCGCCGTCGGCGTCTGA
- a CDS encoding winged helix-turn-helix transcriptional regulator, translated as MDDISPGAERTAGPCAEAADAADADLAFNVFAKACPSRRTLEDVTGRWGSLTLGALYEGSLRFNELRRRVDGVSEKMLSQTLHSLERDGLVHREAQPTNPPRVDYELTSLGREVAERLLSLIHFVEDRMPSVLDAQQSYDVARGAR; from the coding sequence ATGGATGACATCTCTCCCGGCGCGGAGCGCACCGCCGGACCCTGCGCCGAGGCCGCCGACGCCGCCGACGCGGACCTGGCGTTCAACGTGTTCGCCAAGGCCTGCCCGTCCCGGCGCACGCTGGAGGACGTCACCGGGCGCTGGGGCAGCCTGACGCTGGGCGCGCTGTACGAGGGGAGCCTGCGCTTCAACGAGCTGCGCCGCCGGGTCGACGGCGTGAGCGAGAAGATGCTCTCCCAGACCCTGCACTCACTGGAGCGCGACGGCCTCGTCCACCGCGAGGCGCAGCCGACCAACCCGCCCCGGGTGGATTACGAACTGACCTCGCTGGGGCGCGAGGTGGCCGAACGGCTGCTCTCGCTCATCCACTTCGTGGAAGACCGGATGCCGTCGGTCCTCGACGCGCAGCAGAGTTATGACGTGGCGCGCGGGGCCCGCTGA
- the mutM gene encoding bifunctional DNA-formamidopyrimidine glycosylase/DNA-(apurinic or apyrimidinic site) lyase, whose product MPELPEVEVVRRGLERWVAGRTVAEVEVLHPRAVRRHLAGGEDFAARLTGHRFGVAHRRGKYLWLPLADADASVLGHLGMSGQLLVQPGDAPDEKHLRIRVRFQDDAGTELRFVDQRTFGGLSLHDTVMGSEDGLPDVIAHIARDPLDPAFDDEAFFVALRLRRTTIKRALLDQSLISGVGNIYADEALWRARLHYDRPTATLNRPKAVELLGHARDVMNAALAVGGTSFDSLYVNVNGESGYFERSLDAYGREGEPCRRCGTIMRRRAWMNRSSYFCPKCQRAPRATS is encoded by the coding sequence ATGCCCGAACTGCCTGAAGTCGAAGTCGTCCGGCGCGGCCTTGAGCGCTGGGTGGCCGGGCGCACCGTGGCCGAGGTCGAGGTGCTGCACCCCCGCGCGGTCCGCCGCCACCTGGCCGGGGGCGAGGACTTCGCGGCCCGGCTCACGGGCCATCGGTTCGGCGTCGCGCACCGGCGGGGCAAGTATCTGTGGCTGCCGCTCGCGGACGCGGACGCCTCCGTGCTCGGGCACCTCGGAATGAGCGGGCAGCTCCTGGTGCAGCCCGGGGACGCCCCGGACGAGAAGCACCTGCGGATCCGGGTGCGCTTCCAGGACGACGCGGGCACCGAACTGCGCTTCGTCGACCAGCGCACCTTCGGCGGGCTCTCGCTGCACGACACCGTCATGGGCAGCGAGGACGGGCTGCCCGACGTCATCGCGCACATCGCCCGCGATCCGCTGGACCCCGCCTTCGACGACGAGGCCTTCTTCGTGGCGCTGCGGCTGCGGCGCACCACGATCAAACGAGCACTGCTCGACCAATCGCTCATCAGCGGGGTCGGCAACATCTACGCCGACGAGGCGCTCTGGCGCGCCCGGCTGCACTACGACCGCCCCACCGCGACCCTGAACCGCCCCAAGGCGGTCGAACTCCTGGGCCACGCACGGGACGTGATGAACGCGGCGCTCGCGGTCGGCGGCACCAGCTTCGACAGCCTCTACGTCAACGTCAACGGGGAGTCCGGCTACTTCGAGCGCTCCCTCGACGCGTACGGCCGCGAGGGCGAGCCGTGCCGGCGCTGCGGAACGATCATGCGCAGGCGGGCGTGGATGAACCGGTCGAGCTACTTCTGCCCGAAGTGTCAGCGGGCCCCGCGCGCCACGTCATAA
- the rnc gene encoding ribonuclease III yields the protein MSESNAKKADNNTASSHTLLEGRLGYQLESALLVRALTHRSYAYENGGLPTNERLEFLGDSVLGLVVTDTLYRTHPDLPEGQLAKLRAAVVNSRALAEVGRGLELGSFIRLGRGEEGTGGRDKASILADTLEAVIGAVYLDQGLEAASALVHKLFDPLIEKSSNLGAGLDWKTSLQELTAAEGLGVPEYLVSETGPDHEKTFTAAARVGGVSYGTGTGRSKKEAEQQAAESAWRAIRADADERAKAGAELPVAATDGGSPTPAAGDSAA from the coding sequence ATGTCTGAGTCCAACGCCAAAAAGGCGGACAACAACACGGCCTCGTCCCACACGCTTCTGGAAGGGCGGCTCGGGTATCAGCTCGAGTCCGCCCTTCTGGTGCGTGCGCTCACCCACCGTTCGTACGCGTACGAGAACGGCGGTCTGCCGACCAATGAGCGGCTGGAGTTCCTCGGGGACTCGGTGCTCGGTCTGGTCGTCACGGACACGCTGTACCGCACCCACCCCGATCTTCCGGAAGGCCAGCTGGCCAAACTCCGGGCCGCGGTGGTCAACTCTCGTGCGCTCGCGGAGGTGGGCCGAGGGCTCGAACTCGGCTCCTTCATCCGGCTCGGCCGGGGCGAAGAGGGCACGGGCGGCCGGGACAAGGCATCCATCCTCGCCGACACCCTGGAAGCGGTGATCGGCGCGGTCTATCTCGACCAGGGGCTTGAGGCGGCGTCCGCGCTCGTCCACAAGCTGTTCGACCCCCTGATCGAGAAGTCCTCGAACCTCGGGGCCGGCCTGGACTGGAAGACCAGTCTCCAGGAGCTGACGGCGGCCGAAGGGCTCGGCGTTCCCGAGTACCTGGTCTCCGAGACCGGACCCGACCACGAGAAGACCTTCACTGCTGCCGCCCGCGTCGGTGGTGTCTCGTACGGCACCGGCACCGGCCGCAGCAAGAAGGAAGCGGAGCAGCAGGCCGCGGAGTCGGCATGGCGGGCCATTCGCGCCGACGCCGACGAGCGGGCCAAGGCGGGGGCGGAGCTCCCCGTCGCCGCGACCGATGGCGGGTCGCCGACTCCCGCCGCCGGTGATTCGGCGGCCTGA
- the rpmF gene encoding 50S ribosomal protein L32 produces MAVPKRKMSRSNTRHRRSQWKAAVPTLVACERCHEPKLQHIACPSCGTYNKRQVLEV; encoded by the coding sequence GTGGCTGTTCCGAAGCGGAAGATGTCGCGCAGCAACACGCGCCACCGCCGGTCGCAGTGGAAGGCTGCGGTCCCCACCCTGGTTGCGTGCGAGCGCTGCCATGAGCCGAAGCTCCAGCACATCGCGTGCCCGAGCTGCGGCACCTACAACAAGCGCCAGGTCCTCGAGGTCTGA
- a CDS encoding YceD family protein, with the protein MSTRLDHRNPLVFDTHELGRRPGALQRLSRTVEAPKDLGIAEVIHVPEGRPVDIELRLESVMEGVLVTGTARASADGECVRCLEPLQQDVEVDFQEMFSYPDTDDRGRHKAAADDDAEDDEDMIPLEDGMFDLEPLLRDAVVLALPMQPVCREDCPGLCSECGASLADDPDHHHDAVDIRWAALQGLAGTIQDGEKDNMSGTASDVQDAAEKQEK; encoded by the coding sequence CTGAGCACGCGCCTCGACCACCGCAATCCCCTCGTGTTCGACACACACGAGCTGGGACGGCGTCCCGGTGCGCTCCAGCGGCTCTCCCGCACCGTGGAGGCCCCCAAGGACCTCGGCATCGCCGAAGTCATCCACGTGCCCGAGGGCAGGCCCGTGGACATCGAGCTCCGCCTGGAGTCGGTCATGGAAGGGGTGCTTGTCACAGGCACCGCCCGTGCATCGGCCGACGGGGAGTGCGTAAGGTGTCTGGAGCCGCTTCAGCAGGACGTTGAAGTGGACTTCCAGGAAATGTTCTCGTACCCCGACACCGACGACCGGGGCCGCCACAAGGCAGCCGCGGACGACGATGCCGAGGACGACGAGGACATGATTCCGCTCGAGGACGGCATGTTCGACCTCGAGCCTTTGCTGCGTGACGCGGTAGTGCTCGCACTGCCGATGCAGCCGGTGTGCCGGGAGGACTGCCCGGGGCTGTGTTCCGAATGCGGAGCGAGCCTGGCGGACGACCCGGACCACCACCATGACGCCGTCGACATTCGTTGGGCGGCATTGCAGGGACTCGCCGGGACCATCCAGGACGGCGAGAAGGACAACATGAGCGGCACTGCGTCTGACGTGCAGGATGCCGCCGAGAAGCAGGAGAAGTAG
- a CDS encoding ATP synthase F0 subunit B, which yields MDVQKKLDEIVEVVGSARSMPMSASCVVNRADLLAMLDEVRQALPGSLAQAQELIGGREQLVEQARQEAERIIESAHAQRGTLISDTAVARQSQDEADRILDEARREAEEIRAEADDYVDSKLANFEVVLTKTIGSVDRGREKLLGRGPGLDAEGRSDEDAPEYSADPGTLIHRADEYVDAKLGAFEAVLAKTLEAVGRGRQKLHGRTASDELGAHMAAQDAAGGLHQHTSDADYLAGLAELAEPEPAAAHAAAAEPHIPAQQQPQAYDPYGYQQPQQHDPYGYQQPQQQEQYAQYGYGQQDPYAYDQGGHQQYAAPEAGQQYGVPSQHQPQQAALDETSLFDTSMIDLDQLRAYEQGRGQHRP from the coding sequence GTGGACGTGCAGAAGAAGCTCGACGAGATCGTCGAGGTGGTCGGCAGCGCCCGGTCCATGCCCATGTCGGCCTCGTGCGTGGTCAACCGCGCCGACCTCCTCGCGATGCTGGATGAGGTGCGCCAGGCCCTGCCCGGCTCGCTCGCCCAGGCCCAGGAGCTGATCGGCGGCCGGGAGCAGCTGGTCGAGCAGGCCCGCCAGGAGGCCGAGCGGATCATCGAGTCCGCGCACGCCCAGCGCGGCACGCTGATCTCCGACACCGCGGTCGCCCGCCAGTCCCAGGACGAGGCGGACCGCATCCTGGACGAGGCCCGCCGGGAGGCCGAGGAGATCCGCGCCGAGGCCGACGACTACGTCGACTCCAAGCTCGCGAACTTCGAGGTCGTCCTCACCAAGACCATCGGCTCGGTCGACCGCGGCCGCGAGAAGCTGCTCGGCCGCGGCCCCGGCCTGGACGCGGAGGGCCGGTCCGACGAGGACGCCCCCGAGTACAGCGCCGACCCGGGGACGCTGATCCACCGCGCGGACGAGTACGTCGACGCCAAGCTCGGCGCCTTCGAGGCGGTGCTCGCCAAGACCCTCGAAGCGGTCGGCCGAGGCCGCCAGAAGCTGCACGGCCGGACCGCCTCCGACGAACTGGGCGCGCACATGGCCGCCCAGGACGCGGCGGGCGGCCTGCACCAGCACACCAGCGACGCCGACTACCTGGCCGGCCTCGCCGAACTGGCCGAGCCCGAACCCGCTGCCGCGCACGCCGCCGCCGCCGAGCCGCACATCCCGGCCCAGCAGCAGCCCCAGGCCTACGACCCCTACGGCTACCAGCAGCCGCAACAGCATGACCCGTACGGCTATCAGCAGCCCCAGCAGCAGGAGCAGTACGCGCAGTACGGATACGGGCAGCAGGATCCCTACGCCTATGACCAGGGCGGGCACCAGCAGTACGCCGCTCCCGAGGCCGGGCAGCAGTACGGGGTGCCGTCCCAGCACCAGCCGCAGCAGGCCGCGCTCGACGAGACGAGCCTCTTCGACACCAGCATGATCGACCTGGATCAGCTGCGCGCCTACGAGCAGGGCCGGGGGCAGCACCGCCCGTAG
- the coaD gene encoding pantetheine-phosphate adenylyltransferase, which produces MRRAVCPGSFDPITNGHLDIIARASRLYDVVHVAVMINQSKQGLFTIEERIEMIREVTADLGNVEVESFHGLLVDFCKQRDIPAIVKGLRAVSDFDYELQMAQMNNGLSGVETLFVPTNPTYSFLSSSLVKEVATWGGDVSHLLPATVHEALVARLAQK; this is translated from the coding sequence ATGCGCCGCGCCGTCTGTCCGGGGTCCTTTGACCCCATCACCAACGGACACCTCGACATCATCGCCCGCGCCTCCCGTCTGTACGACGTCGTACATGTCGCGGTGATGATCAATCAGTCGAAGCAGGGCCTGTTCACCATCGAGGAGCGGATCGAGATGATCCGCGAGGTGACGGCCGACCTGGGCAACGTGGAGGTCGAGTCCTTCCACGGGCTGCTCGTCGACTTCTGCAAGCAGCGGGACATCCCCGCGATCGTCAAGGGCCTCCGCGCCGTCAGCGACTTCGACTACGAGTTGCAGATGGCCCAGATGAACAACGGGCTCTCGGGCGTCGAGACCCTGTTCGTGCCCACCAACCCGACGTACAGCTTCCTGTCGTCCTCGCTGGTCAAGGAGGTCGCGACCTGGGGCGGAGACGTCTCCCACCTGCTGCCGGCCACCGTCCACGAGGCGCTGGTCGCCCGGCTCGCGCAGAAGTGA
- the rsmD gene encoding 16S rRNA (guanine(966)-N(2))-methyltransferase RsmD, which produces MTRVIAGRAGGRRLAVPPGTGTRPTSDRAREGLFSTWEALLGTLDGIRVADLYAGSGAVGLEALSRGAAHALLVEADARAVRTVRDNVAALKLPGAEVRTGKAEQIVTGPAPAEPYDVIFLDPPYAVTDDDLREILLTLRRGGWLTDDCLVTVERSTRGGEFGWPEGFEALRARRYGEGTLWYGRAASTCENAPRDTP; this is translated from the coding sequence ATGACCCGCGTGATCGCCGGCCGGGCCGGTGGACGCCGCCTGGCCGTACCGCCGGGCACCGGCACCCGCCCCACCTCCGACCGGGCGCGCGAAGGCCTCTTCTCCACCTGGGAGGCACTGCTCGGCACCCTCGACGGCATCCGGGTCGCCGATCTGTACGCGGGCTCCGGAGCGGTGGGCCTCGAAGCGCTCTCCCGGGGCGCCGCCCACGCCCTGCTCGTCGAGGCCGACGCCCGCGCCGTGCGCACCGTCCGTGACAACGTGGCGGCGCTCAAGCTGCCCGGCGCCGAGGTGCGTACCGGCAAAGCGGAGCAGATCGTGACAGGCCCGGCGCCCGCCGAGCCGTACGACGTGATCTTCCTCGATCCGCCGTACGCCGTCACCGATGACGATCTTCGGGAGATCCTGCTCACACTCCGTCGCGGGGGCTGGCTCACCGACGACTGTCTCGTCACCGTGGAGCGCAGCACCAGAGGCGGGGAATTCGGCTGGCCCGAAGGATTCGAAGCGCTGCGGGCCCGTCGTTACGGCGAGGGCACGCTTTGGTACGGTCGCGCCGCCTCCACGTGCGAAAACGCGCCGAGAGACACCCCATGA
- the recG gene encoding ATP-dependent DNA helicase RecG: MDRVPALEEPLKKLLGGPTAKVMADHLDLHTVGDLLHHYPRRYEERGQLTKLAELPLDEDVTVVAQVADARVHTFNGGRGQRLEITITDGSGRLQLVFFGRGIHKPHKELLPGSRAMFAGKVSMFNRRMQLAHPTYAKLGADAAEGDDAVDVDSWAGALIPIYPACKGLESWKIAKAIDAVLPSAQEAVDPLPDALREGRGFVSLPEALLKVHRPATRADIEDARQRLKWDEAFVLQVALARRRHADGQLPAVARRPVPGGLLDAFDAKLPFTLTEGQETVSKEIFHDLATEHPMHRLLQGEVGSGKTMVALRAMLAVVDSGGQAAMLAPTEVLAQQHHRSITEMMGELAQGGMLGGAELGTKVVLLTGSMGMPARRQALLDLVTGEAGLVIGTHALIEDKVRFHDLGLVVVDEQHRFGVEQRDALRGKGKQPPHLLVMTATPIPRTVAMTVFGDLETSVLDQLPAGRSPIASHVVPAQDKPHFLARAWERVREEVDKGHQAYVVCPRIGDAAEDADEKKTAKGKKKAEEAETADKRPPLAVIEIAEQLSKGPLQGLRTEILHGRMQPDDKDDVMRRFGAGEVDVLVATTVIEVGVNVPNATAMVIMDADRFGVSQLHQLRGRVGRGSAPGLCLLVTEMPEASPARARLNAVASTLDGFELSRIDLEQRREGDVLGQAQSGVRSSLRMLTVIDDEEVIAAAREEAVAVVAEDPDLDHLPALRTALDALLDKDREQYLDKG; this comes from the coding sequence CCGCGGCGGTACGAGGAGCGGGGCCAGCTCACCAAGCTGGCCGAGCTGCCCCTGGACGAGGACGTCACGGTCGTCGCCCAGGTCGCCGACGCGCGGGTGCACACCTTCAACGGAGGGCGCGGCCAGCGCCTGGAGATCACCATCACCGACGGCAGCGGCCGGCTCCAGCTGGTCTTCTTCGGGCGCGGCATCCACAAGCCCCACAAGGAACTGCTGCCCGGCAGCCGGGCGATGTTCGCCGGCAAGGTGTCGATGTTCAACCGGCGCATGCAGCTCGCCCACCCCACCTACGCCAAGCTCGGCGCGGACGCGGCCGAGGGCGACGACGCCGTGGACGTCGACTCCTGGGCGGGCGCCCTGATCCCGATCTACCCGGCCTGCAAGGGCCTGGAGTCCTGGAAGATCGCCAAGGCGATCGACGCGGTCCTGCCCAGCGCCCAAGAGGCCGTCGACCCGCTCCCCGACGCCCTGCGCGAGGGGCGCGGCTTCGTCTCGCTGCCCGAGGCCCTCCTCAAGGTGCACCGGCCGGCCACCAGGGCCGACATCGAGGACGCGCGTCAGCGCCTGAAGTGGGACGAGGCCTTCGTCCTCCAGGTGGCGCTCGCCCGCCGCCGCCATGCGGACGGTCAACTCCCGGCCGTGGCAAGGCGACCGGTCCCCGGCGGCCTGCTCGACGCCTTCGACGCCAAGCTCCCCTTCACCCTCACCGAGGGCCAGGAGACGGTCTCCAAGGAGATCTTCCACGACCTGGCCACCGAACACCCCATGCACCGGCTGCTCCAGGGCGAGGTCGGCAGCGGGAAGACGATGGTCGCGCTGCGCGCCATGCTCGCCGTCGTCGACTCCGGCGGGCAGGCCGCGATGCTCGCCCCCACCGAGGTCCTCGCCCAGCAGCACCACCGCTCGATCACCGAGATGATGGGCGAGCTCGCGCAGGGCGGCATGCTGGGCGGCGCCGAGCTGGGCACCAAGGTCGTGCTGCTCACCGGCTCCATGGGGATGCCCGCCCGGCGCCAGGCCCTGCTCGACCTGGTCACCGGCGAGGCGGGCCTGGTCATCGGCACCCACGCCCTCATCGAGGACAAGGTGCGCTTCCACGACCTGGGCCTGGTCGTCGTCGACGAACAGCACCGCTTCGGCGTGGAACAGCGCGACGCGCTGCGCGGCAAGGGCAAGCAGCCCCCGCATCTGCTCGTCATGACGGCCACGCCCATCCCGCGCACGGTCGCCATGACGGTCTTCGGTGACCTGGAGACCTCGGTCCTCGACCAACTGCCCGCCGGGCGCTCGCCCATCGCCAGCCATGTCGTGCCCGCCCAGGACAAGCCGCACTTCCTGGCCCGCGCCTGGGAGCGGGTCCGCGAGGAGGTCGACAAGGGCCACCAGGCGTACGTCGTGTGCCCCCGCATCGGGGATGCCGCCGAGGACGCCGACGAGAAGAAGACCGCCAAGGGCAAGAAGAAGGCCGAGGAGGCCGAGACCGCCGACAAGCGGCCGCCGCTCGCCGTCATCGAGATCGCCGAGCAGCTCTCCAAGGGGCCGCTCCAGGGGCTGCGCACCGAAATCCTGCACGGCAGGATGCAGCCCGACGACAAGGACGACGTGATGCGCCGGTTCGGCGCCGGCGAGGTCGATGTGCTGGTCGCCACCACCGTCATCGAGGTCGGCGTGAACGTGCCGAACGCCACCGCGATGGTGATCATGGACGCCGACCGGTTCGGCGTCTCCCAGCTCCACCAGCTGCGCGGCCGCGTGGGCCGTGGCTCCGCCCCGGGCCTGTGTCTGCTCGTCACCGAGATGCCGGAGGCGAGCCCGGCGCGGGCCAGGCTCAACGCCGTCGCCTCCACCCTCGACGGCTTCGAGCTCTCCCGCATCGACCTCGAACAGCGCCGCGAGGGCGATGTGCTCGGCCAGGCCCAGTCCGGGGTGCGCTCCTCGCTGCGGATGCTCACCGTGATCGACGACGAGGAGGTCATCGCCGCCGCCCGCGAGGAGGCCGTCGCGGTCGTCGCCGAGGACCCGGACCTCGACCACCTGCCGGCCCTGCGCACGGCCCTGGACGCCCTGCTCGACAAGGACCGCGAGCAGTACCTCGACAAGGGCTGA